The Solibacillus sp. FSL R7-0668 genome includes the window TTCGTATTTGATTATCGAAATAGCCATTTAGCGGGACTTGATAGGTAGCGAGCGTATTATAAATGGCATCGGAGGCAATGGGCTTTTTGGAAAATTTATCGAGCTCCTCTGCAGTAGGTTCTAAATCAAAATAATTGGCGAATATTTGGGCAAATTGCTGCTCGGTTACGGCCTGATTGGGACGAAATGTGCCATCAGGATAGCCGTTGATAATATCAAATTCATACGCCCACTGAATGGCTTCGGAGGCGTAATGGCTCTTCGGGATGTCTTTAAATAGTTGTTTTGCTTCGGCTTTATCGGCTGGCAGTGTCAAGCTACCGAGGCAAAGAATCGCACAAAAAATCGCGATAAAATAACGTTTCACAACTGTTCCTCCTCTATGCTTGGTTTTATTTTACAGTATCATGTATCGTTTGTTCCTGCAAATCGAGTGAGTTTGGGGTGATGTATTGGATAGCGATTGCTAAAAGCTTCTATTTTCTTAGTTCTTTGTCTATTATTGTTCTAAATTATGGGATGTTTGCCGATATAATAAGTAATATAATTTTGTATATAGAGAGAAATGAGAAGGAGTTGTGTCATACATGAACCAATCGAAAAAAATCTTAGCAGCACTGGTTGCGGTGCCGGCTAGTGTTGTTGTGGCTGATGGGGCGATGGCGGCTGAGGAGACGGTTAGTTTTGCTAAATCTCTAGACGGCTTATTAATAGCCCTTGAAGATAAAGAAAATGAAGAAGCGGATGCAAAAGATAAAGCCGCAGCAGAAGAAGTAACAAGATTAATAGCAGAATTATCTAATGAATCAACGGCAGTAGAAATTATCGCAGCACGTACAGCATATGACGCATTATCAGAAGCTGCGAAAAAATACATTTCGAAAAGTACGTTAGAAGCGTTAGTTTATTATGAAACGCGCATCGAAGAACTTACTGAAATCGCCAAAAAAGAAGCGGCTGTCGTTCAAGACCGCATCGACCGCATTACAAGCAGCTACACAGAGGCACAAGTTAAAAATATTCGGATCGCGTATAATGCCTTAAGTCAATTGGCGAAGGAATACGTAACGAATTTACAGAAATTAATCGATGCTGAAAACAAAATCATTTATGACAATACCGTTGTGAAGCAGGCCAAGCTCGATGCCAATGCATTCGATGTGTACATGAATGACATTACCCGCAATTCAACGCAGGCTGAAATTGCGAAGGCACGTGCGTATTACAATAACTTATCTACTGAGGCAAAGAAACATGTTACTACGTACGAAAAGCTTGTGCGATTAGAGACGATGTGGAAAGATCCGAAATATATTGATTTGGTGTATACGTATTACCCGGACTACATTCATGACATCAAGCCTGGCGGGATCGTTATTGAAAAACCGAAATACGATTCCATTTATATCCCAGATGATTCGGAGACAGACTCGTCATCGTCTTCATACACACCATCAACGGACTGGACAACCTATGAAACAATGAAATATCAAAATGGACGTTATACCGCGTCGATTACGACAACACAGGCACAAAGTATTAAGGACCGCAGCAAAATCTTAAAGGCTGATGACATCGAAATCGTCATTCCATCGGCTGATTTATATGCGGCAACAGCAACAGTGGGTGTGACAGTAAATGTCACGAACAATCAGTTGAACATTCAATTTAAACAAGGCAAGCAGGCAAAAACGTTTTCAGAATATGTAGAAATCCATGTGCCATTTAACGTATTGAATGGCAATGCTTCACAAATTATTGAACGAGTAGCCGAATCGAGTTCATCAGCTTCCTTTAAAATAGAGGGTTCAAGCTTTATTATTCGAACAAAAACAAGCGGAACATTTAAAGCAACAGCAGCGCCTGCCTATAGCGACCTTCCGAATAATGCACAAGGTACAGCGATGCGTGAATTAGCGAAACGAGGCATTTTATTTGAGGCCAAACCGCGATTATCGCAAAGCTATAAGCAAGTGACGAAATTTGAAGCGGCGTCCATGATGGCGACAGCACTAGGTTTATCGAGCGCTAGTAAGTCGAGCTATCAAGACGTTAAAAATGAACGAGACCTTCAACAGGTACAGGGCTTATTAGAAGCTGGGATTATGAGTGGCTTCACTTCTTCGTACTTCAATGGTGAAGGGGCTGTAACTAAGCAGGAAGCAGCCATTATGATTGCCAATATGTATCGTTACTTAAATCGAGATGTCTCAAGAGCATACAGCGGATTCCCATCGAGCTTTAAGGATATTACGTATTTATCGCTAGAGGCACGTCAAAGCATCGCCATTTTAGAGCTATTCGGCGTTGTCAATGCGGCGGATTCCTTTGGACCAACGAAGGAATTAACACGCGGTGAGTTTGCTGAGCTATTCTACAACGCACTGAAAGCCATTGATTATTTATAAAATCTTGAACTCTTAATCTAGGGTGAAATATGCGTCTATGATCTTTAAGATCATAGGCGTTTTCCACGTTAAATGATCAAACTTCAAACGCATGAACGAAAAAATGCGCTATAATAAACAACTAGAGAAATGAGGCACAAAAGGAGCGTGCATATGGAATATTTATCGATGATTTTCTTCAAGATCGTTGCACCGATTTTAGTGCTGCTCGTTGTTGGAGCAATCTTGCAGCGGAAGTTTCAATTTAATTTGAAGGCACTGTCTCAGCTGATTACCTATTGCTTTATGCCAGCAGCGGTCTTTATTAATATTTACGAAACCTCCGTTGAACTTAGTGTAGTCGGACAAATTACGGCATTTATCGTGCTCTTTATTGGCTCACAAATGCTCCTAAGTCAGCTATTAGCCAAGCTGATGAAGCTGGATAAAAAAGAGGGAGCGGTGTTTAAAAATAGTGTCGTTCTAATCAACTCAGGGAATTACGGCATTCCCGTTGCGCAAATGATTTTTGCCACGCAGCCCATCGGAGTAGCCATTCAGGTCATACTCGTTATCTTTCAAAATATGACGACGTATACATATGGTTTGTACAATTTGATCTCTTCAACAAAATCAGGATTAGCTATTTTACGAGATTTTTTAAAAATGCCCATTGTCCATGCGCTTGTTCTGGGGGCATTGTTGAACTTTTTCAATGTGCCCATTCCAGAAACCTTCAGCATTCCGATGCATCATATTGCAGACGGTTTTGTGGCAGTCGCTTTGATTACATTGGGGGCACAGCTATCAACAATTGAAATGCGTACAATGTTTAATAAAACGATTTTTGTCAGCTGCTTTACCCGCTTAGTCATTGGTCCGGCAGTGGCATTGCTCATTATTTTTGCTATGGGGTTAGATGGTGTGGTCGCACAATCCTTATTTATTGCGAGTGCGTTCCCAACGTCGCGCAATAGCTCGAGTCTGGCATTAGAGTACGATATTGAATCGGCAACAGCCGCACAAACGGTATTATTTTCAACCATTATTAGCTGCTTGACCGTAACGGTTGTAATTTATGTTTCTACTATATTATTCGTTTAAAGCACGGTTTGGGGAATCATTCCCAGCACGTGCTTTTTTTCTATTTTCAAATTTAATACAAATCTGATTTTAAATGTGTAGAAATAAAAAAATTAATATATTCCTATTTTTCATGTAATTCGATAGTCTATATTTTGTACTTTATGAATTATTTTCGCTGTTTTATGTTGAAAAATAATACATTTTGAAACATAATGATAGTGATAGTAACGCTATCATTTAGCGAAGGGAGCGAATACAAAATGACAAATATTCAATGGGAAAAAGAAGTTGACGTGATCGTTCTAGGTACAGGTGGGGCTGCATTATCAGCGGCAGTAGCAGCGGCTGACAATGGTGCATCGGTATTAGTGTTAGAAA containing:
- a CDS encoding S-layer homology domain-containing protein yields the protein MNQSKKILAALVAVPASVVVADGAMAAEETVSFAKSLDGLLIALEDKENEEADAKDKAAAEEVTRLIAELSNESTAVEIIAARTAYDALSEAAKKYISKSTLEALVYYETRIEELTEIAKKEAAVVQDRIDRITSSYTEAQVKNIRIAYNALSQLAKEYVTNLQKLIDAENKIIYDNTVVKQAKLDANAFDVYMNDITRNSTQAEIAKARAYYNNLSTEAKKHVTTYEKLVRLETMWKDPKYIDLVYTYYPDYIHDIKPGGIVIEKPKYDSIYIPDDSETDSSSSSYTPSTDWTTYETMKYQNGRYTASITTTQAQSIKDRSKILKADDIEIVIPSADLYAATATVGVTVNVTNNQLNIQFKQGKQAKTFSEYVEIHVPFNVLNGNASQIIERVAESSSSASFKIEGSSFIIRTKTSGTFKATAAPAYSDLPNNAQGTAMRELAKRGILFEAKPRLSQSYKQVTKFEAASMMATALGLSSASKSSYQDVKNERDLQQVQGLLEAGIMSGFTSSYFNGEGAVTKQEAAIMIANMYRYLNRDVSRAYSGFPSSFKDITYLSLEARQSIAILELFGVVNAADSFGPTKELTRGEFAELFYNALKAIDYL
- a CDS encoding AEC family transporter encodes the protein MEYLSMIFFKIVAPILVLLVVGAILQRKFQFNLKALSQLITYCFMPAAVFINIYETSVELSVVGQITAFIVLFIGSQMLLSQLLAKLMKLDKKEGAVFKNSVVLINSGNYGIPVAQMIFATQPIGVAIQVILVIFQNMTTYTYGLYNLISSTKSGLAILRDFLKMPIVHALVLGALLNFFNVPIPETFSIPMHHIADGFVAVALITLGAQLSTIEMRTMFNKTIFVSCFTRLVIGPAVALLIIFAMGLDGVVAQSLFIASAFPTSRNSSSLALEYDIESATAAQTVLFSTIISCLTVTVVIYVSTILFV